The following coding sequences lie in one Acidobacteriota bacterium genomic window:
- a CDS encoding cytochrome c, which yields MKRSITFLLSLTLACAVAFLLQDSSSASNAPVKNATFSKDVAPIFFKNCAECHRPGEGAPFSVLSYKDVRPWAKSIKEKIALKTMPPWHADPHFGEWANDRRLTQAEMDTILAWVANGAPEGNAKDMPPVPKFTEGWTIGKPDIVIPMPETFTLEATGPDEYQYFTVDPGFKEDIYVQSAEARPDNRKIVHHIIAFIQTPNASGRQRPDLSKLSKEEIEKLRAQMEKNSPTYREGFLIRTKADAPVDNDGCASPTSGKLGRGDRGQDMESGQLLAGYAPGMNQAVWEPGTVKRIPAGSKILFQMHYNKAAGSVQQDRSSIGLILAKREPEKLVHTFGISNNAFLIPPGAENHRVTACFTTKEDMHIINFMPHLHLRGKAVEYKAFYPDGKAEILLNVPQYDFSWQTAYYFKQAKAIPKGTRIMVTAYFDNSTKNKYNPDPTKAVRYGEPTYDEMMIGWLDYTNDNERVKPTTALNLSQPGQ from the coding sequence ATGAAACGCAGCATCACTTTCCTGCTTTCTCTTACATTGGCTTGTGCAGTGGCTTTCCTGCTGCAAGACAGCAGCAGCGCGAGTAACGCGCCAGTCAAAAACGCCACCTTTTCCAAAGACGTCGCGCCGATCTTTTTCAAGAATTGCGCCGAGTGTCATCGCCCCGGCGAAGGCGCGCCTTTTTCGGTTTTGAGTTACAAGGACGTGCGCCCCTGGGCCAAATCCATCAAGGAAAAAATCGCGCTCAAAACTATGCCGCCCTGGCACGCCGATCCGCATTTTGGCGAATGGGCCAATGATCGCCGCCTGACGCAGGCCGAGATGGATACGATTCTCGCTTGGGTTGCCAATGGTGCGCCCGAAGGCAATGCCAAAGACATGCCGCCCGTGCCGAAATTTACGGAAGGCTGGACGATTGGCAAGCCCGACATCGTCATCCCCATGCCCGAAACCTTCACCCTGGAAGCGACCGGGCCGGATGAATATCAATACTTCACCGTTGACCCAGGTTTCAAAGAAGACATCTACGTGCAAAGTGCCGAGGCGCGGCCCGACAATCGCAAGATCGTCCATCACATCATCGCCTTTATCCAGACGCCCAATGCCAGTGGCCGTCAGCGCCCCGATCTGAGCAAACTGAGCAAAGAAGAGATCGAAAAGCTACGCGCCCAAATGGAAAAGAATTCGCCGACCTATCGCGAAGGTTTCCTCATTCGCACCAAGGCCGATGCGCCGGTTGACAATGATGGCTGCGCATCGCCGACGAGCGGCAAGTTGGGGCGCGGGGATCGTGGCCAGGACATGGAAAGTGGTCAACTGTTGGCGGGCTATGCGCCGGGCATGAATCAGGCCGTCTGGGAACCCGGCACCGTCAAGAGGATTCCCGCCGGTTCGAAGATTCTCTTTCAGATGCATTACAACAAAGCTGCCGGTTCGGTGCAGCAAGACCGTTCGAGCATCGGCTTGATTCTGGCCAAACGCGAACCCGAAAAGCTGGTGCATACCTTCGGCATCTCGAACAACGCTTTTCTGATTCCACCTGGCGCAGAGAATCACCGCGTAACAGCCTGCTTCACCACGAAAGAGGACATGCACATCATCAACTTCATGCCGCACCTGCACCTGCGCGGCAAAGCGGTCGAATACAAAGCCTTCTATCCGGACGGCAAGGCCGAAATCCTGCTCAACGTGCCGCAATACGATTTCTCTTGGCAGACGGCCTATTACTTCAAACAGGCCAAAGCGATTCCGAAAGGCACGCGGATTATGGTGACGGCGTATTTCGACAATTCGACGAAAAACAAATACAACCCTGATCCGACCAAGGCGGTGCGCTACGGCGAACCGACCTATGACGAAATGATGATTGGCTGGCTGGATTACACGAACGACAATGAACGGGTAAAACCCACCACGGCCCTCAATCTGTCGCAACCTGGGCAATAA
- a CDS encoding membrane dipeptidase, whose translation MQRMISIFCLLALAALPAFAQQPDKIAEKAKKIHFSSIVIDTHIDTTPRLQREGWKFTDEHTDNALDLPRMKKGGLNALFFSIFMSGTVTGPLAVNNSLERIAAVHKLAADMPDQVMLCTTAADIRKAHKQGKVAALMGMEGGHMINNSLPLLRMYAELGVRYLTLTHSVNTDWADSSGDAPKHNGLTDFGKDVVRELNKLGVLVDISHVADKTFFDALAVSQAPMIASHSSCRAVAGHPRNMTDEMIKALAAKGGVIQINYLDSFIDEGLYQYGLKTADAQRAIMQQLGGQNPENRAKAREEVAKQFGPAPKVSWEKIVEHIDHAVKLVGADHVGLGSDFDGGSMPEGMKDCTQLPKITEALLRKGYAEKDIRNILGENTVRLLGEVEKVAARLQRR comes from the coding sequence ATGCAACGAATGATTTCAATCTTTTGCCTGCTGGCTCTGGCGGCTTTACCCGCATTCGCCCAACAACCTGACAAAATTGCCGAGAAGGCGAAAAAGATTCATTTTTCCTCCATCGTGATTGACACACACATTGACACCACGCCGCGCTTGCAACGCGAGGGCTGGAAGTTCACCGACGAACATACCGACAACGCACTCGATCTGCCGCGCATGAAAAAGGGCGGGCTAAACGCGCTGTTCTTTTCGATCTTCATGTCCGGCACCGTGACCGGGCCCCTCGCCGTTAATAACTCGCTCGAACGCATCGCCGCCGTGCATAAGCTGGCGGCGGATATGCCCGATCAGGTGATGCTGTGTACGACGGCTGCCGACATCCGCAAGGCGCACAAGCAAGGCAAGGTCGCCGCGTTGATGGGGATGGAAGGCGGGCACATGATCAACAACAGCCTGCCACTGTTGCGCATGTACGCCGAACTGGGCGTGCGCTATTTGACGCTGACGCATTCGGTCAATACCGACTGGGCCGATTCGTCGGGTGATGCGCCGAAGCACAACGGCCTGACCGATTTTGGCAAAGACGTCGTGCGTGAACTGAACAAGCTGGGCGTGCTGGTGGACATTTCGCACGTGGCGGACAAGACGTTTTTCGACGCATTGGCCGTGAGTCAGGCGCCGATGATTGCGTCGCATTCTTCGTGTCGCGCCGTCGCCGGGCATCCGCGCAATATGACCGACGAGATGATCAAGGCGCTGGCGGCCAAAGGCGGCGTGATTCAGATCAATTACCTGGACAGCTTTATTGACGAAGGGCTGTATCAATACGGGCTGAAAACGGCTGACGCCCAGCGCGCGATCATGCAGCAACTCGGCGGTCAGAACCCGGAAAACCGCGCCAAAGCCCGCGAAGAGGTTGCCAAGCAATTCGGCCCCGCGCCCAAAGTTTCGTGGGAAAAGATCGTCGAACACATTGACCACGCGGTGAAGCTGGTCGGCGCGGATCACGTTGGGTTGGGTTCGGATTTCGACGGCGGTTCGATGCCCGAAGGCATGAAGGATTGCACGCAGTTGCCCAAGATCACCGAGGCGCTCTTGCGCAAGGGCTATGCGGAAAAAGACATCCGCAACATTTTGGGCGAGAACACTGTGCGCTTGCTGGGCGAAGTTGAAAAAGTAGCGGCGCGGTTGCAGCGACGCTAA
- a CDS encoding PhoPQ-activated pathogenicity-related family protein: protein MIRRMQIVVMLWLALSAAVFAQERQTALDRYIAQKDAVYGWKLVNTIKAPGLTGYVLELTSQTWRSAKDVDRPVWKHWLTVVKPDKLASGAAGRSALLYIGGGSNKDAAPTKLSERATMIASDTNTVVAELGMVPNQPLYFTDSPDKGRSEDDLIAYTRVKHFTTKDDFWLVRLAMVKSGVRALDAVQEFLASEAGGKLKIDQFVITGGSKRGWTTWLVGTVDKRVMAIAPMVIDALNSEAITRHHFEVYGFFSSALNDYVNHGLFPHKIGTPEYQAVLGIEDPFNYRQRASLKMPKFMINASGDQFFLPDNSQFYYGELPEEKHIRYVPNAKHDLAGSDALQSLAAFYQAVITNKPRPQFTWRKAADGTLTVTPKDKPREVNLWQATNSKARDFRLDVLGKAYTSTPLQAETNGAYVGRVAKPASGYTAFFVELVYDSGGKYPFKFTTEVSVVPDVLPHKWAEAATKYASTKK from the coding sequence ATGATTCGTCGCATGCAGATCGTTGTGATGTTGTGGCTGGCGCTGAGCGCGGCTGTGTTCGCCCAGGAACGCCAAACGGCCCTTGATCGTTACATCGCGCAAAAAGACGCCGTCTACGGCTGGAAGCTGGTCAACACGATCAAAGCGCCGGGGCTGACGGGCTATGTGTTGGAACTGACTTCGCAAACCTGGCGCAGCGCGAAAGACGTTGATCGTCCGGTGTGGAAGCATTGGCTGACGGTGGTCAAGCCGGACAAGTTGGCGAGCGGCGCGGCAGGCCGGAGCGCGTTGCTTTACATCGGCGGCGGCAGCAACAAAGACGCCGCGCCGACCAAACTCTCCGAACGTGCGACGATGATCGCCAGTGACACGAACACCGTTGTGGCTGAATTAGGGATGGTGCCGAATCAACCGTTGTATTTCACTGATTCGCCGGACAAGGGACGTTCGGAAGACGATCTGATCGCTTACACGCGGGTCAAACATTTCACGACCAAAGATGATTTCTGGCTGGTGCGGTTGGCGATGGTCAAAAGCGGCGTGCGCGCGCTGGATGCCGTGCAAGAGTTTCTGGCGAGTGAGGCGGGCGGCAAACTCAAAATTGATCAGTTCGTCATCACCGGCGGATCGAAACGTGGTTGGACGACCTGGCTGGTGGGCACGGTGGACAAACGTGTGATGGCGATTGCGCCGATGGTGATTGACGCGCTCAACAGCGAAGCGATCACGCGCCATCATTTTGAGGTTTATGGGTTCTTCTCTTCGGCGCTCAACGATTATGTCAATCACGGTCTGTTCCCGCACAAGATCGGCACGCCCGAATACCAAGCGGTGCTGGGCATCGAAGACCCATTCAATTATCGCCAACGCGCCAGCCTGAAGATGCCGAAGTTCATGATTAACGCATCCGGCGATCAATTTTTTCTGCCCGACAATTCGCAGTTTTATTACGGCGAATTGCCGGAAGAAAAGCATATTCGTTATGTGCCGAACGCCAAGCACGATCTGGCCGGTTCGGATGCGCTGCAAAGCCTGGCGGCGTTTTATCAGGCCGTCATCACAAACAAACCACGCCCGCAATTCACCTGGCGCAAGGCGGCGGATGGCACGCTGACCGTCACGCCGAAAGACAAGCCGCGCGAAGTGAATCTGTGGCAAGCGACGAATTCTAAGGCGCGTGACTTTCGTCTGGACGTGCTTGGCAAGGCGTATACGAGCACGCCCTTGCAGGCCGAAACGAACGGTGCGTATGTAGGCCGCGTCGCGAAACCGGCCAGCGGTTACACGGCGTTCTTTGTCGAGTTGGTGTATGACAGCGGCGGCAAGTATCCGTTCAAGTTCACCACCGAGGTCAGCGTCGTGCCGGATGTATTGCCGCACAAGTGGGCAGAGGCCGCAACAAAATACGCAAGCACGAAGAAGTAA
- a CDS encoding flippase-like domain-containing protein: protein MKARAHLLTLISLLGGAALFVFILQRFDAHELWQRVRALDGRFAWILIVSGLRPVLRALAWLRCLHEDERGVGLFCVWRARVIGDAIGNLTTAGPLLAEPARLVIFSAHLPLATVVASQTLELFSYVLSACVVMLAGALVLLTVTGWHTPLGLVSAGLALGLGTFLLVAALVWWRRWSLIELLRKVGAHISSLHQVFHSIIQRLEAPLQKLQRLEEHHFKFYRQRPRDFAWVCVYEAGFHLFGVLEIWLTLHLLGVHTSWLAVFLFEAIGRFINFAFAFVPVRLGVDEASAGLLAEVLGLGSLTGVALAVYRKLRVLFWTAVGLLLLLSFYVQRKRGELKS from the coding sequence ATGAAAGCGCGCGCCCACCTGCTCACCTTAATTTCTCTCCTCGGCGGCGCGGCCCTCTTCGTTTTTATCCTGCAACGATTCGATGCGCACGAACTCTGGCAGCGCGTGCGCGCGCTGGATGGGCGTTTCGCGTGGATACTGATCGTTTCCGGCTTGCGTCCGGTGCTGCGCGCGCTGGCCTGGTTGCGCTGTTTGCACGAAGACGAGCGCGGCGTGGGTTTGTTTTGTGTCTGGCGCGCGCGCGTCATCGGCGACGCCATCGGCAACCTGACGACGGCGGGGCCGCTCTTGGCCGAGCCGGCGCGGCTGGTGATTTTCAGCGCGCATTTGCCGCTGGCGACGGTGGTAGCTTCCCAAACGCTGGAACTCTTCAGTTACGTTTTGAGCGCCTGTGTGGTGATGCTGGCCGGGGCGCTGGTGTTACTCACGGTTACCGGATGGCACACGCCGCTGGGTTTGGTCAGCGCGGGGCTGGCGTTGGGATTGGGCACATTTTTGCTGGTGGCGGCGCTGGTGTGGTGGCGGCGCTGGTCACTGATCGAGCTTTTGCGTAAAGTAGGCGCGCACATAAGCAGTCTTCATCAGGTTTTCCATTCCATCATTCAGCGGCTCGAAGCGCCCTTGCAGAAATTGCAACGGTTGGAAGAGCACCATTTCAAGTTTTATCGCCAGCGGCCCCGCGATTTCGCCTGGGTCTGCGTGTACGAAGCGGGCTTCCATTTATTTGGCGTACTCGAAATCTGGCTGACGCTGCATTTGCTGGGCGTGCATACGAGTTGGCTGGCCGTCTTTCTCTTTGAAGCGATTGGCCGCTTCATCAATTTCGCGTTTGCGTTTGTGCCGGTGCGCCTGGGTGTTGACGAAGCGAGCGCCGGATTGCTGGCCGAGGTGCTGGGCCTGGGTTCGCTGACCGGCGTGGCGCTGGCGGTTTATCGGAAGTTGCGCGTGTTGTTTTGGACGGCGGTTGGTTTGCTATTGCTGTTGTCGTTCTATGTGCAACGTAAACGGGGCGAGTTGAAATCGTGA
- a CDS encoding RNA-binding transcriptional accessory protein: MTFETWFQDLHAAISLASADAVLKLTTEGGTVPFIARYRKEQTGNLDEVAIQRVIDAKERWDEIIKRQTFIVEEIERQGKLTDELKNKILATFNLDSLEDLYLPYKQKRKTKATVAKEAGLEPLADWVWNVGHGAAIAEPGQLLDVYALAFYNEEAKITDAAAAIQGAQDILIERLSETQELREFTRKYVFEKAHARTGKSDKAKQHSKYEKYFDYCEPIQPLLKPENSHRYLAMRRGWMEEELTLNLGAGLIPSTTQEGAQEIDPNYEAGLLARYESAAVSNEAAEQAIKDLLLKAARMAMKAYVVPSIETEVHRALKEVADEAAIKVFAENVRKLLLAAPFGSKAVLGVDPGIRTGCKLALVDDAGKYITSTVMHLQGEGDKSKAKKLLEETVKNGHVRAIAVGNGTAGRETELFVREALKEAGHGNIPVVMVNESGASIYSASETAREEFPDLDLTVRGAISIARRLQDPLAELVKTDPKSIGVGQYQHDVSQPALKKGLDFVVDSCVNSVGVNLNTASYHLLEHVAGIGPSLAKKIVEQRSAIGLFTSRQQLLDIPRFSKKTFEQAAGFLRIASAEHPLDNTGVHPERYPQLEALAARLGKTVADLTGPGVALVKQDEALKAEVGEFTFADIVAELSKPGRDPREEFQAFTFREDIHAVSDLQPGMVCPGIVTNVTNFGAFVDIGVHQDGLVHISQLSDRFVKDPRDVVNPGDRVSVRVLEINLDKNQIALTMKSNAEVVRSQPREQAAAVGGERRPRGDNRGNDRRPPQDNRRNDPRDNRQRDERKPKAFNNPFADQLANWKKS; encoded by the coding sequence ATGACTTTTGAAACCTGGTTCCAAGACTTACACGCCGCAATTTCTCTCGCCTCCGCCGATGCCGTGCTCAAGCTGACCACAGAGGGCGGCACCGTTCCCTTCATCGCCCGTTACCGCAAAGAGCAAACGGGCAATCTCGACGAAGTCGCCATTCAACGGGTGATTGACGCCAAAGAGCGTTGGGACGAGATCATCAAACGCCAGACCTTCATCGTCGAAGAGATCGAGCGGCAGGGCAAACTGACTGACGAATTGAAGAACAAGATTCTCGCCACCTTCAACCTCGATTCGCTCGAAGACCTCTATCTGCCCTACAAACAGAAACGCAAAACCAAAGCGACGGTTGCGAAAGAAGCCGGGCTGGAACCGCTGGCCGATTGGGTTTGGAATGTGGGCCACGGCGCCGCCATTGCCGAGCCGGGGCAATTGCTCGATGTGTACGCGCTCGCCTTTTACAACGAAGAAGCCAAGATCACGGATGCCGCCGCGGCCATTCAGGGTGCGCAGGACATCCTGATCGAACGCTTATCCGAAACGCAGGAACTGCGCGAATTCACGCGCAAGTATGTCTTCGAGAAAGCGCATGCCCGCACGGGCAAGAGCGACAAGGCGAAACAGCACAGCAAGTACGAAAAGTATTTCGATTACTGCGAGCCGATTCAGCCGTTGCTCAAACCCGAAAACTCGCACCGCTATCTGGCGATGCGGCGCGGCTGGATGGAGGAGGAATTGACGCTCAACCTGGGCGCGGGACTCATCCCCAGCACGACACAGGAAGGCGCGCAGGAGATTGATCCGAATTATGAAGCCGGTTTGCTGGCACGCTACGAAAGCGCAGCCGTGTCGAATGAGGCGGCAGAGCAGGCCATCAAAGACTTGTTACTCAAAGCGGCGCGCATGGCGATGAAGGCTTACGTCGTGCCCAGCATCGAGACCGAAGTGCATCGCGCCTTGAAAGAAGTCGCCGACGAAGCCGCGATCAAGGTCTTCGCCGAAAACGTGCGCAAGCTGCTGCTGGCTGCGCCCTTCGGTTCCAAAGCCGTGCTCGGCGTTGACCCCGGCATTCGCACCGGCTGCAAGTTGGCGTTGGTGGATGACGCGGGCAAATACATCACCTCGACCGTGATGCATCTGCAAGGCGAGGGCGACAAGAGCAAAGCCAAAAAGCTGCTGGAAGAGACGGTCAAGAACGGCCACGTGCGCGCCATCGCGGTCGGCAACGGCACCGCCGGACGCGAGACGGAACTGTTCGTGCGCGAGGCATTGAAAGAAGCGGGACATGGCAACATTCCCGTCGTGATGGTCAACGAATCGGGCGCGAGCATTTACAGCGCCAGCGAAACCGCGCGCGAAGAGTTTCCCGATTTAGATTTGACCGTGCGCGGCGCGATTTCGATTGCGCGTCGCTTGCAAGACCCGCTGGCCGAGCTGGTCAAAACCGATCCGAAAAGCATCGGCGTCGGCCAGTACCAGCACGACGTGTCGCAACCGGCGTTGAAAAAAGGCCTCGATTTCGTGGTGGATTCCTGCGTCAACTCGGTGGGCGTCAACCTGAATACGGCTTCGTATCACCTGCTCGAACATGTTGCCGGCATTGGCCCTTCGCTGGCGAAAAAGATCGTCGAACAGCGCAGCGCCATTGGCCTGTTCACCTCGCGCCAGCAACTGCTCGACATCCCGCGTTTCAGCAAGAAGACCTTTGAACAGGCCGCTGGCTTTCTGCGCATCGCTAGTGCTGAACATCCGCTCGACAACACCGGCGTCCACCCCGAACGTTACCCGCAACTGGAAGCGTTGGCCGCGCGGCTGGGCAAGACGGTCGCCGATTTGACCGGCCCCGGCGTCGCGCTGGTCAAACAGGACGAGGCGCTCAAAGCCGAAGTCGGCGAATTCACCTTTGCCGACATCGTCGCCGAACTCTCGAAACCGGGCCGCGACCCGCGCGAAGAGTTCCAGGCCTTCACCTTCCGCGAAGACATACACGCGGTCAGCGATCTGCAACCCGGCATGGTTTGCCCCGGCATCGTGACCAATGTGACGAACTTCGGCGCGTTCGTGGACATCGGCGTGCATCAGGATGGCCTCGTCCATATCTCGCAACTGTCGGATCGTTTTGTCAAAGACCCGCGCGATGTCGTCAACCCTGGCGACCGCGTCAGTGTGCGTGTGCTGGAAATCAATCTGGATAAAAACCAGATTGCGTTGACGATGAAAAGCAACGCCGAGGTCGTGCGCTCCCAACCGCGTGAACAGGCGGCCGCCGTTGGTGGCGAGCGTCGTCCGCGTGGCGACAATCGCGGCAATGACCGCCGCCCGCCGCAAGACAATCGTCGCAATGACCCGCGCGACAACCGGCAACGTGACGAACGCAAGCCGAAAGCGTTTAACAATCCCTTTGCCGATCAATTGGCGAACTGGAAAAAGTCGTAG